One window from the genome of Pandoraea fibrosis encodes:
- a CDS encoding flavin reductase family protein, protein MSNDVHFYDPAKGHGLSHDPFKAIVAPRVIGWISSRDPSGRTNLAPYSFFGAFATFPPIIGFCSEGYKDSIANIEATREFVWNLTSKSLVAQMNQTSAPVPHEVDEFELAGLTKAPGVNVDVPHVAESPASLECKLLQIVRMQDLDGKPMDNWLALGQVVGVHIRREYLREDGLFDTAKAHPVMRAGYLGDYAEIGPMFDLRRPRG, encoded by the coding sequence ATGTCCAACGACGTTCATTTCTACGACCCCGCCAAAGGTCACGGTCTGTCTCACGACCCTTTCAAGGCGATCGTGGCGCCGCGTGTCATTGGCTGGATCTCCAGCCGCGATCCGTCGGGCCGAACCAATCTCGCGCCCTACAGCTTCTTCGGCGCCTTCGCGACATTCCCGCCGATCATCGGCTTTTGCAGTGAGGGCTACAAGGATTCCATCGCCAACATCGAAGCCACGCGCGAGTTCGTCTGGAATCTGACAAGCAAGTCTCTCGTCGCCCAGATGAACCAGACGTCGGCGCCGGTGCCGCACGAGGTCGACGAGTTCGAACTGGCGGGATTGACGAAGGCGCCCGGCGTCAATGTCGATGTGCCTCACGTGGCCGAGTCGCCTGCGTCGCTCGAGTGCAAACTGCTGCAGATCGTGCGCATGCAGGATCTCGACGGCAAGCCGATGGACAACTGGCTGGCGCTCGGACAGGTGGTCGGGGTGCACATCCGCCGCGAATATCTGCGCGAGGACGGTCTCTTCGATACGGCCAAGGCGCATCCGGTGATGCGTGCAGGCTATCTCGGTGACTATGCCGAGATCGGGCCGATGTTCGATCTGCGTCGACCGAGAGGTTAA